A portion of the Cyanobium sp. PCC 7001 genome contains these proteins:
- a CDS encoding trypsin-like peptidase domain-containing protein encodes MPPGAGHSFVAEAARAVAPAVVRIDIERDVARQPFDPALLDPLLRDLFGDPSGSMRERGQGSGVVVDAGRGLVLTNAHVVDQVDRVEVTLADGRQRDAEVVGSDPVTDLALVRIRGADDLSAAPLGDSEALEVGDWAIALGSPYGLQRTVTLGIVSSLHRDINSLGFADKRLDLIQTDAAINPGNSGGPLINAAGEVIGINTLVRSGPGAGLGFAIPINLAKRVADQLAAGGEVVHPYLGLQLVPLTARRARDNNRDPDALLQLPERDGALVQRVLPASPAETAGLRRGDLVVAVADEPVRDPAALLQQVERSEVGQPLALTVVRGRRELSLSIRPAALPRAG; translated from the coding sequence ATGCCCCCCGGGGCCGGCCACAGCTTCGTGGCCGAGGCCGCCCGGGCGGTGGCCCCGGCGGTGGTGAGGATCGACATCGAGCGCGACGTGGCCCGCCAGCCCTTCGATCCTGCGCTCCTGGATCCCCTGCTGCGTGATCTGTTCGGTGACCCGTCCGGCAGCATGCGGGAGCGGGGCCAGGGATCCGGGGTGGTGGTGGACGCCGGCCGCGGGCTGGTGCTCACCAATGCCCATGTGGTCGACCAGGTGGACCGGGTCGAGGTGACCCTCGCCGACGGCCGTCAGCGGGACGCGGAGGTGGTCGGAAGCGATCCCGTCACCGATCTGGCCCTGGTGCGGATCCGCGGCGCCGACGACCTGAGCGCCGCCCCGCTTGGCGATTCCGAAGCCCTGGAGGTGGGCGACTGGGCCATCGCCCTCGGCAGTCCCTACGGCCTGCAGCGCACGGTGACCCTCGGCATCGTGAGCAGCCTGCACCGCGACATCAACAGCCTCGGCTTCGCCGACAAGCGGCTCGATCTGATCCAGACCGACGCGGCCATCAACCCCGGCAACTCGGGCGGGCCCCTGATCAACGCCGCCGGCGAGGTGATCGGCATCAACACCCTGGTGCGTTCAGGGCCTGGCGCCGGCCTCGGTTTCGCCATCCCGATCAACCTGGCCAAACGGGTCGCCGATCAGCTGGCGGCCGGTGGTGAGGTGGTGCATCCCTATCTGGGCCTCCAGCTGGTGCCGCTCACCGCCCGCCGGGCCCGGGACAACAACCGCGACCCTGACGCGCTGCTGCAGCTGCCCGAGCGCGATGGCGCCCTGGTGCAGCGGGTGCTGCCGGCCAGTCCGGCCGAGACCGCCGGACTGCGGCGGGGTGATCTGGTGGTGGCGGTGGCGGACGAACCCGTTCGCGACCCGGCGGCCCTGCTGCAGCAGGTGGAGCGTTCGGAGGTGGGGCAGCCCCTGGCCCTCACCGTGGTGCGGGGTCGGCGCGAGCTGAGCCTCTCCATCCGCCCCGCCGCCCTGCCCCGGGCCGGCTGA
- a CDS encoding metallophosphoesterase, whose product MRVLQLSDPHLLAAPRGSYRGRRPMDCLAQALRESLVQLPHPPDLLLLSGDLCQDESLGGYVNLRRLVEPLAIPLALLPGNHDHPQLLRAALGPRASAIAPALLELQGARLLLLDSHKAGATAGWLGQAQMGWLAHQLEGLEQAAVRLPLLVAVHHPPVPIGDPVMDAIGLLDGAELLERLLPVEDLVAVVFGHIHQHWAGSLPGRPEVPLLGCPSTLCSFGPVQPCPLGRPDDPGGRLLEAGGFPGAAQGGFQQTLLRWLPP is encoded by the coding sequence ATGCGTGTGCTGCAGCTCAGCGATCCCCACCTGCTGGCCGCTCCTAGGGGCTCCTACCGCGGTCGCCGGCCCATGGACTGTCTGGCCCAGGCCCTGCGCGAATCCCTGGTCCAGCTGCCCCATCCTCCGGATCTGCTGCTGCTCAGCGGCGATCTCTGCCAGGACGAAAGCCTGGGAGGCTACGTGAATCTCCGCAGGCTGGTGGAGCCCCTGGCGATCCCCCTGGCCCTGCTTCCGGGCAACCACGACCATCCCCAGCTGCTGCGGGCGGCCCTGGGCCCTCGGGCCAGCGCGATCGCCCCGGCGCTGCTGGAGCTCCAGGGCGCCCGCCTGCTGCTGCTCGACAGCCACAAGGCCGGCGCCACGGCCGGCTGGCTGGGCCAGGCCCAGATGGGCTGGCTGGCCCACCAGCTGGAAGGACTGGAGCAGGCCGCCGTTCGGCTCCCCCTGCTGGTGGCGGTGCACCATCCCCCCGTGCCGATCGGTGATCCGGTGATGGACGCCATCGGTTTGCTGGATGGCGCGGAGCTGCTGGAACGGCTGCTGCCGGTGGAGGACCTGGTGGCCGTGGTGTTCGGCCACATCCACCAGCACTGGGCGGGGAGCCTGCCCGGACGGCCCGAGGTGCCCCTGCTGGGCTGCCCCTCCACCCTCTGCAGCTTCGGCCCCGTGCAGCCCTGTCCCCTCGGCCGCCCCGACGATCCCGGCGGCCGCCTGCTTGAGGCCGGCGGGTTCCCGGGCGCGGCCCAGGGCGGTTTCCAGCAGACACTGCTGCGCTGGCTCCCTCCCTAG
- the hisD gene encoding histidinol dehydrogenase, whose product MAAAPTAIALTCLRDPAAAAERLEAIAARTGSAQSQDAARRVDAILDRVRREGDEALLSLTEQFDGVRPDPLRIPRDQLAAAWEQCPAPLQKALTLAHERILDFHQRQLPQDLAVNGPYGEKLGRRWRPVERAGLYVPGGRASYPSTVLMNAVPAAVAGVQRLVMVTPPGPGGLPNSTVLAAAHLAGIEEIYRVGGAQAIGALAYGTASIPRVDVISGPGNLYVTLAKKAVFGQVAIDSLAGPSEVLVIADHTAGADQVAADLLAQAEHDPLAAAILLTTSETLAAAVPVAIEAQLCGHPREAITRRAIEDWGLIVVCADLDAAATLSDRFAPEHLELLVEDPEGLADRIQHAGAIFMGPHTPEAVGDYLAGPNHTLPTSGTARFAGALSVETFLRHTSLIRFNREALEATAEAVVTLAESEGLHSHAASVRLRLSAPAR is encoded by the coding sequence GTGGCCGCCGCACCCACCGCCATCGCCCTCACCTGCCTGCGGGACCCGGCAGCGGCCGCCGAACGGTTGGAGGCCATCGCCGCCCGGACCGGATCGGCCCAGAGCCAGGACGCGGCCCGGCGGGTGGACGCCATCCTCGATCGGGTACGGCGGGAGGGGGATGAGGCGCTGCTCAGCCTCACGGAGCAGTTCGACGGCGTGCGCCCGGATCCCCTGCGCATCCCCCGCGACCAGCTGGCCGCGGCATGGGAACAGTGTCCGGCTCCGCTCCAGAAGGCCCTGACCCTGGCCCACGAGCGGATTCTCGATTTCCATCAGCGGCAGCTGCCGCAGGACCTGGCGGTGAACGGTCCCTACGGGGAGAAGCTCGGACGCCGCTGGCGGCCCGTGGAGCGGGCCGGGCTGTACGTGCCGGGCGGCCGTGCCTCCTACCCCAGCACGGTGCTGATGAACGCCGTGCCCGCGGCCGTGGCGGGCGTTCAGCGGCTGGTGATGGTCACCCCACCAGGGCCGGGTGGCCTGCCGAATTCCACGGTGCTGGCGGCGGCCCACCTGGCCGGCATCGAGGAGATCTACCGGGTGGGCGGGGCTCAGGCGATCGGGGCCCTGGCCTACGGCACGGCCTCCATCCCCCGCGTGGACGTGATCAGCGGCCCCGGCAATCTCTACGTGACCCTGGCCAAGAAGGCGGTGTTCGGCCAGGTGGCGATCGACTCCCTGGCGGGCCCCAGTGAGGTGCTGGTGATCGCCGACCACACGGCCGGCGCCGATCAGGTGGCGGCGGACCTGCTGGCCCAGGCGGAGCACGATCCGCTGGCGGCGGCCATCCTGCTCACCACCAGCGAGACCCTGGCGGCCGCCGTGCCGGTGGCGATCGAGGCCCAGTTGTGCGGCCATCCCCGCGAGGCGATCACCCGCCGCGCCATCGAGGACTGGGGCCTGATCGTGGTCTGCGCGGATCTGGATGCGGCAGCCACCCTCAGCGATCGTTTCGCCCCCGAGCACCTCGAACTGCTGGTGGAGGACCCGGAGGGCCTGGCGGATCGGATCCAGCATGCCGGCGCCATCTTCATGGGGCCCCACACCCCGGAGGCCGTGGGGGACTACCTCGCCGGTCCCAACCACACCCTGCCCACCTCTGGAACCGCCCGCTTCGCCGGTGCCCTGAGTGTGGAGACCTTCCTGAGGCACACCTCCCTGATCCGCTTCAACCGAGAAGCCCTGGAGGCCACCGCCGAAGCCGTGGTCACCCTGGCCGAGAGCGAAGGGCTGCACAGCCATGCCGCTTCGGTGCGCCTGCGGCTCAGCGCACCAGCCCGCTGA
- the rpoB gene encoding DNA-directed RNA polymerase subunit beta, protein MSSAIQVAKTATYLPDLVEVQRASFKWFLEKGLIEELESFSPITDYTGKLELHFIGSEYRLKRPRHDVEEAKRRDATFASQMYVTCRLVNKETGEIKEQEVFIGELPLMTERGTFIINGAERVIVNQIVRSPGVYFKDEQDKNGRKTFNASLIPNRGAWLKFETDKNDLLHVRVDKTRKINAHVLMRAIGLTDNDVLDKLRHPEYYQKSIESANDEGISSEDQALLELYKKLRPGEPPSVSGGQSLLHSRFFDPKRYDLGRVGRYKINKKLRLTIPDAVRTLTPEDVLSTIDYLINLELDVGGASLDDIDHLGNRRVRSVGELLQNQVRVGLNRLERIIKERMTVGETESLTPAQLVNPKPLVAAIKEFFGSSQLSQFMDQTNPLAELTHKRRISALGPGGLTRERAGFAVRDIHPSHYGRICPIETPEGPNAGLIGSLATHARVNEYGFIETPFWKVEEGIVLKQGDPIYLSADLEDECRVAPGDVPTDADGRITADLVPVRYRQDFEKVPPEQVDFVQLSPVQVISVATSLIPFLEHDDANRALMGSNMQRQAVPLLRPERPLVGTGLETQVARDSGMVPITRVNGTVTYVDATAIVIRDEDGVDHTHYLQKYQRSNQDTCLNQRPIVQQGDQVIAGQVLANGSACEGGEIALGQNVLIAYMPWEGYNYEDAILVSERLVTDDLYTSVHIEKYEIEARQTKLGPEEITREIPNVAEESLGNLDEMGIIRVGAFVESGDILVGKVTPKGESDQPPEEKLLRAIFGEKARDVRDNSLRVPSTERGRVVDVRIYTREQGDELPPGANMVVRVYVAKRLKIQVGDKMAGRHGNKGIISRILPREDMPYLPDGTPIDIVLNPLGVPSRMNVGQVFECLMGWASSHLGCRVKVVPFDEMHGAEKSKQTVQAFLEEAASLPGKDWVYDPENPGKIQLIDGRTGEPFDQPVTVGFAHILKLVHLVDDKIHARSTGPYSLVTQQPLGGKAQQGGQRLGEMEVWALEAYGAAYTLQELLTVKSDDMQGRNEALNAIVKGKPIPRPGTPESFKVLMRELQSLGLDIAVYTDAGEEVDLMQDVNPRRSTPSRPTYESLGVADYDDD, encoded by the coding sequence ATGAGCAGCGCGATCCAGGTCGCCAAGACCGCCACTTACCTGCCCGATCTGGTGGAGGTACAGCGTGCGAGCTTCAAATGGTTCCTGGAGAAGGGGCTGATCGAAGAGCTGGAGAGCTTCTCGCCCATCACCGACTACACCGGCAAGCTGGAGCTGCACTTCATCGGCAGTGAGTACCGCCTGAAGCGGCCCCGCCATGACGTGGAGGAAGCCAAGCGGCGTGACGCCACCTTCGCGTCCCAGATGTATGTCACCTGCCGGCTGGTCAACAAGGAAACCGGCGAGATCAAGGAGCAGGAGGTGTTCATCGGCGAACTCCCGCTGATGACCGAGCGCGGCACGTTCATCATCAACGGCGCTGAGCGCGTGATCGTGAATCAGATCGTGCGTTCTCCTGGCGTTTACTTCAAGGATGAGCAGGACAAGAACGGCCGCAAGACCTTCAATGCCAGCCTGATCCCCAACAGGGGCGCCTGGCTGAAGTTCGAAACCGACAAGAACGATCTTCTCCACGTACGCGTCGACAAAACCCGCAAGATCAACGCCCACGTGTTGATGCGGGCCATCGGTCTCACCGACAACGATGTTCTCGACAAGCTCCGTCACCCGGAGTACTACCAGAAGTCGATCGAGTCGGCCAACGACGAGGGCATCTCATCGGAAGACCAGGCCCTGCTGGAGCTCTACAAGAAGCTGCGCCCCGGTGAGCCGCCCTCGGTGAGCGGTGGCCAGAGCCTGCTGCACAGCCGCTTCTTCGATCCCAAGCGCTACGACCTTGGCCGGGTGGGCCGCTACAAGATCAACAAGAAGCTGCGTCTCACCATCCCCGACGCCGTGCGCACCCTCACGCCCGAGGATGTGCTCAGCACCATCGACTACCTCATCAACCTTGAGCTCGATGTGGGTGGCGCCAGCCTCGACGACATCGACCACCTCGGCAACCGCCGGGTGCGCTCGGTGGGCGAGCTGCTCCAGAACCAGGTGCGGGTGGGTCTGAACCGATTGGAGCGGATCATCAAGGAGCGGATGACCGTCGGCGAGACCGAATCCCTGACCCCGGCCCAGCTGGTGAACCCCAAGCCGCTGGTGGCGGCGATCAAGGAGTTCTTCGGCTCCAGCCAGCTCAGCCAGTTCATGGATCAGACCAATCCGCTGGCGGAACTCACCCACAAGCGCCGCATCAGCGCCCTCGGCCCCGGGGGCCTCACCCGTGAGCGGGCCGGCTTCGCCGTGCGCGACATCCACCCCTCCCACTACGGCCGCATCTGCCCGATCGAAACGCCTGAGGGTCCGAATGCCGGCCTGATCGGCTCGCTCGCCACCCATGCCCGGGTGAATGAGTACGGCTTCATCGAAACCCCGTTCTGGAAGGTGGAGGAGGGCATCGTGCTCAAGCAGGGCGATCCCATCTATCTCTCCGCCGACCTGGAGGACGAGTGCCGCGTGGCGCCAGGCGACGTGCCGACCGACGCCGACGGGCGCATCACGGCCGACCTCGTGCCCGTGCGCTACCGCCAGGATTTCGAAAAGGTGCCGCCCGAGCAGGTGGATTTCGTGCAGCTCTCACCGGTGCAGGTGATCTCCGTGGCCACCTCGCTGATTCCCTTCCTCGAGCACGACGACGCCAACCGCGCCCTGATGGGCTCCAACATGCAGCGTCAGGCCGTGCCCTTGCTGCGTCCGGAGCGCCCGCTGGTGGGCACGGGCCTGGAAACCCAGGTGGCCCGCGACTCTGGCATGGTGCCGATCACCCGGGTCAACGGCACCGTCACCTATGTGGATGCCACCGCCATCGTCATCCGCGACGAAGACGGGGTGGATCACACCCACTACCTGCAGAAGTACCAGCGCTCCAACCAGGACACCTGCCTGAATCAGCGCCCGATCGTGCAGCAGGGTGATCAGGTGATCGCCGGCCAGGTGCTGGCCAACGGCTCCGCCTGCGAGGGCGGCGAGATCGCCCTGGGTCAGAACGTGCTGATCGCCTACATGCCCTGGGAGGGCTACAACTACGAGGATGCCATCCTCGTGAGCGAGCGGCTCGTCACCGATGATCTCTACACCTCGGTGCACATCGAGAAGTACGAGATCGAAGCCCGCCAGACCAAGCTCGGCCCCGAGGAGATCACCCGGGAGATCCCCAACGTCGCCGAGGAGAGCCTCGGCAACCTCGACGAGATGGGCATCATCCGCGTGGGTGCCTTCGTCGAGAGCGGCGACATCCTCGTCGGCAAGGTGACCCCCAAGGGTGAATCCGACCAGCCGCCCGAGGAGAAACTGCTCCGTGCCATCTTCGGCGAGAAGGCCCGCGATGTGCGCGACAACTCCCTGCGGGTGCCCAGCACCGAGCGTGGCCGCGTGGTGGACGTGCGCATCTACACCCGCGAGCAGGGTGATGAGCTGCCGCCCGGCGCCAACATGGTGGTGCGGGTCTATGTGGCCAAGCGCCTCAAGATCCAGGTGGGCGACAAGATGGCCGGCCGCCACGGCAACAAGGGCATCATCAGCCGCATCCTCCCCCGCGAGGACATGCCCTACCTGCCCGATGGCACCCCCATCGACATCGTGCTCAACCCCCTCGGCGTGCCCAGCCGCATGAACGTGGGCCAGGTGTTCGAGTGCCTGATGGGCTGGGCGTCCTCCCATCTGGGCTGCCGCGTCAAGGTGGTGCCCTTCGATGAGATGCACGGCGCCGAGAAGTCGAAGCAGACGGTGCAGGCCTTCCTCGAGGAAGCCGCCAGCCTGCCTGGCAAGGACTGGGTCTACGACCCGGAGAATCCCGGCAAGATCCAGCTGATCGACGGCCGCACCGGCGAACCGTTCGACCAGCCGGTCACCGTGGGCTTCGCCCACATCCTCAAGCTGGTGCACCTGGTGGACGACAAGATCCACGCCCGCTCCACCGGCCCCTACTCCCTCGTCACCCAGCAGCCCCTGGGCGGCAAGGCCCAGCAGGGCGGTCAGCGGCTCGGGGAGATGGAAGTGTGGGCCCTCGAGGCCTACGGCGCCGCCTACACCCTGCAGGAGCTGCTCACCGTCAAGTCCGACGACATGCAGGGCCGCAACGAGGCGCTCAACGCCATCGTCAAGGGCAAGCCGATTCCCCGCCCCGGTACGCCGGAGTCGTTCAAGGTGCTGATGCGCGAGCTCCAGTCCCTCGGTCTCGACATCGCCGTCTACACCGACGCCGGCGAGGAAGTGGACCTGATGCAGGACGTGAATCCCCGCCGCAGCACCCCCAGCCGGCCCACCTACGAGTCCCTCGGCGTCGCGGATTACGACGACGACTGA
- the rpiA gene encoding ribose-5-phosphate isomerase RpiA, producing the protein MSDLQDRMKQAVALAATEQIQSGMVVGLGSGSTAALMIQALGARLRSGALTDITGVTTSFQGEVLAAELGIPLKSLNAISRIDLAIDGADEVDPSFQLIKGGGACHVQEKLVARRADRFVVVVDATKLVDTLNLGFLLPVEVLPGAWRQVQADLEALGGEAQLRMAVRKAGPVVTDQGNLVLDARFAGGITDPVALEQQINNLPGVLENGLFVNLTDQVLVGEIEADQPRVRDLARR; encoded by the coding sequence ATGTCAGATCTGCAGGACCGGATGAAGCAGGCCGTTGCCCTGGCGGCCACCGAGCAGATCCAGAGCGGCATGGTGGTGGGGCTGGGTTCGGGCTCCACCGCGGCCCTGATGATCCAGGCCCTCGGCGCCCGGCTGCGCAGCGGCGCGCTCACCGACATCACCGGCGTCACCACGTCGTTCCAGGGGGAGGTGCTCGCCGCGGAGCTGGGCATTCCGCTCAAGAGCCTCAATGCCATCTCCCGCATCGACCTGGCCATCGACGGTGCCGATGAGGTGGATCCCTCCTTCCAGCTGATCAAGGGGGGTGGGGCCTGCCACGTGCAGGAGAAGCTGGTGGCCCGCCGGGCCGACCGGTTCGTGGTGGTGGTGGATGCCACCAAGCTGGTGGACACGCTCAACCTGGGCTTCCTGCTGCCGGTGGAGGTGCTCCCGGGGGCCTGGCGCCAGGTGCAGGCCGATTTGGAGGCCCTCGGCGGCGAGGCCCAGCTGCGGATGGCGGTCCGCAAGGCCGGCCCTGTGGTGACGGATCAGGGCAATCTGGTGCTGGATGCGCGCTTTGCCGGAGGCATCACCGATCCCGTGGCCTTGGAGCAGCAGATCAACAACCTGCCGGGGGTGCTGGAGAACGGGCTCTTCGTCAACCTCACTGACCAGGTGCTGGTGGGGGAGATCGAGGCTGATCAGCCCCGGGTGCGGGATCTCGCCCGTCGTTGA
- a CDS encoding DNA-directed RNA polymerase subunit gamma, which produces MSNSNLRTENHFDYVKITLASPERIMQWGQRTLPNGQVVGEVTKPETINYRTLKPEMDGLFCEKIFGPSKDWECHCGKYKRVRHRGIVCERCGVEVTESRVRRHRMGFIKLAAPVSHVWYLKGIPSYVAILLDMPLRDVEQIVYFNCYVVLDPGDHKNLTYKQLLTEDEWLEIEDEIYAEDSDIENEPVVGIGAEALKQLLEDIDLSETAEQLREDIAASKGQKRAKLIKRLRVIDNFIATNAKPDWMVLDVIPVIPPDLRPMVQLDGGRFATSDLNDLYRRVINRNNRLARLQEILAPEIIVRNEKRMLQEAVDALIDNGRRGRTVVGANNRALKSLSDIIEGKQGRFRQNLLGKRVDYSGRSVIVVGPKLKMHQCGLPKEMAIELFQPFVIHRLIRQNIVNNIKAAKKLIQRADDEVMQVLQEVIEGHPILLNRAPTLHRLGIQAFEPKLVDGRAIQLHPLVCPAFNADFDGDQMAVHVPLAIEAQTEARMLMLASNNILSPATGEPIITPSQDMVLGAYYLTAEQPGAAKPAFGDRARTFAGLEDVIASFEEKHIDLHDWVWVRFSGEVDCEDEDSEPLKVDTLGDGTRVEQWKYRRDRLDEDGALISRYLLTTVGRVVINHTIIDAVAAA; this is translated from the coding sequence ATGTCCAACAGCAACCTCCGCACCGAAAACCACTTCGACTACGTCAAGATCACCCTGGCGTCGCCGGAACGGATCATGCAGTGGGGGCAGCGCACGCTGCCCAACGGTCAGGTGGTGGGTGAGGTCACCAAGCCCGAGACCATCAACTACCGCACGCTCAAGCCGGAGATGGACGGCCTGTTCTGCGAGAAGATCTTCGGGCCCTCCAAGGACTGGGAATGCCACTGCGGTAAATACAAGCGGGTGCGGCACCGCGGCATCGTCTGCGAGCGCTGTGGGGTGGAGGTCACCGAGAGCCGTGTGCGGCGCCACCGCATGGGCTTCATCAAGCTGGCCGCTCCTGTCAGCCATGTGTGGTATCTGAAGGGCATTCCCAGCTACGTGGCCATTCTTCTCGACATGCCCCTGCGGGATGTGGAGCAGATCGTCTACTTCAACTGCTACGTGGTGCTCGATCCGGGCGATCACAAGAACCTCACCTACAAGCAGCTCCTCACCGAGGACGAGTGGCTGGAGATCGAGGACGAGATCTACGCCGAGGACTCCGACATCGAGAACGAGCCCGTCGTGGGCATCGGCGCCGAGGCGCTGAAGCAGCTGCTCGAGGACATCGACCTCTCCGAGACGGCTGAGCAGCTGCGGGAGGACATCGCCGCCAGCAAGGGTCAGAAGCGCGCCAAGCTGATCAAGCGCCTGCGCGTGATCGACAACTTCATCGCCACCAACGCCAAGCCGGACTGGATGGTGCTGGACGTGATCCCCGTGATCCCCCCCGACCTGCGCCCGATGGTGCAGCTGGATGGCGGCCGTTTCGCCACCAGCGACCTCAACGACCTCTACCGCCGCGTGATCAACCGCAACAACCGCCTGGCGCGGCTGCAGGAGATCCTGGCGCCCGAGATCATCGTCCGCAACGAGAAGCGGATGCTGCAGGAGGCCGTCGATGCCCTGATCGACAACGGCCGCCGCGGCCGCACCGTCGTGGGCGCCAACAACCGGGCCCTCAAGTCGCTGAGCGACATCATCGAGGGCAAGCAGGGGCGCTTCCGCCAGAACCTGCTCGGCAAGCGGGTCGACTACTCCGGTCGTTCCGTGATCGTGGTGGGTCCGAAGCTGAAGATGCACCAGTGCGGCCTGCCCAAGGAGATGGCGATCGAGCTGTTCCAGCCGTTCGTGATCCATCGCCTCATCCGCCAGAACATCGTCAACAACATCAAGGCCGCCAAGAAGCTGATCCAGCGCGCCGACGATGAGGTGATGCAGGTGCTGCAGGAGGTGATCGAAGGTCACCCGATCCTGCTCAACCGGGCCCCCACGCTGCACCGCCTCGGCATCCAGGCGTTCGAGCCGAAGCTGGTGGACGGCCGTGCGATTCAGTTGCACCCCCTGGTGTGCCCGGCCTTCAACGCCGACTTCGACGGCGACCAGATGGCCGTGCACGTGCCGCTGGCGATCGAGGCCCAGACGGAGGCCCGGATGCTGATGCTGGCCAGCAACAACATCCTCTCGCCGGCCACCGGCGAGCCGATCATCACGCCGTCCCAGGACATGGTGCTCGGGGCCTATTACCTCACCGCCGAGCAGCCCGGTGCCGCCAAGCCCGCCTTCGGCGACCGCGCCCGCACCTTCGCCGGTCTCGAGGATGTGATCGCCTCCTTCGAGGAGAAGCACATCGACCTGCACGATTGGGTGTGGGTGCGCTTCAGCGGCGAGGTGGACTGTGAGGACGAGGACAGCGAGCCCCTGAAGGTGGACACCCTCGGCGACGGCACCCGTGTGGAGCAGTGGAAATACCGCCGCGACCGCCTCGACGAGGACGGCGCCCTGATCAGCCGCTACCTGCTCACCACCGTCGGCCGCGTGGTGATCAACCACACCATCATCGACGCCGTGGCTGCTGCCTGA
- a CDS encoding TatD family hydrolase, whose product MTPQANAATVQPSAELSEELPSQPPAQLIDSHCHIVFRNFEDDLDAVVQRWREAGVVGLVHACVEPAEIPAIRALADRFPEMRYSVGVHPLDTEHWQAETAQVLRQAALSDRRVVAIGELGLDLFRDKNLEEQLAVLRPQLDLACELDLPVIVHCRDAAAPMLEELRVRAAQGRCPRGVMHCWGGTPMEMEAFLELGLYISFSGVVTFPKAEDTHTCARRVPADRYLVETDCPFLAPVPRRGKRNEPAYVAAVAARVAELRGESLATVARTSTANARRLFALPQAGDNV is encoded by the coding sequence ATGACCCCCCAAGCCAACGCTGCAACGGTCCAGCCCTCGGCAGAGCTCTCGGAAGAGCTGCCGTCCCAGCCGCCAGCCCAGCTGATCGATTCCCACTGCCACATCGTCTTCCGCAACTTCGAGGACGACCTGGACGCCGTGGTGCAGCGCTGGCGCGAGGCGGGTGTGGTGGGTCTGGTCCATGCCTGCGTCGAGCCCGCCGAGATCCCCGCCATCCGGGCCCTCGCCGACCGCTTCCCCGAGATGCGCTATTCCGTGGGCGTCCATCCGCTCGATACCGAGCACTGGCAAGCGGAAACCGCCCAGGTGCTGCGGCAGGCGGCCCTGAGCGACCGCCGCGTTGTGGCCATCGGCGAGCTGGGCCTCGATCTGTTCCGTGACAAGAACCTCGAGGAGCAGCTGGCCGTGCTCCGTCCCCAGCTCGATCTGGCCTGCGAGCTGGATCTGCCCGTGATCGTGCACTGCCGCGACGCGGCGGCCCCGATGCTGGAGGAGCTGCGGGTGCGGGCCGCTCAGGGACGCTGCCCCCGGGGGGTGATGCACTGCTGGGGCGGCACGCCCATGGAGATGGAGGCCTTTCTGGAGCTCGGCCTCTACATCAGTTTTAGTGGGGTCGTCACCTTCCCGAAAGCCGAGGACACCCACACCTGCGCCCGCCGGGTGCCGGCCGACCGCTACCTGGTCGAGACCGACTGTCCCTTCCTGGCGCCGGTGCCGCGGCGGGGCAAGCGCAACGAGCCGGCCTACGTGGCGGCCGTGGCTGCCCGGGTGGCCGAACTGCGTGGGGAGTCCCTCGCCACCGTGGCCCGCACCAGCACGGCCAACGCCAGGCGGCTGTTCGCCTTGCCCCAGGCAGGTGACAATGTATGA
- the rpsT gene encoding 30S ribosomal protein S20: protein MANNKSSKKRIEIAERNRLRNRSYRSALRTLMKRCFTACSAYVQAPAEGDKEAVQQSMSAAFSKIDKAVKVGALHRNTGAHQKSRLSAAVKQAIEPASTSV, encoded by the coding sequence GTGGCCAATAACAAGTCTTCGAAGAAGCGCATCGAGATCGCCGAGCGCAACCGACTGCGCAACCGCAGCTACAGGTCTGCGCTGCGCACCCTGATGAAGCGCTGTTTCACGGCCTGCAGCGCCTATGTCCAGGCCCCCGCGGAGGGCGACAAGGAGGCCGTGCAGCAGAGCATGAGCGCCGCGTTCAGCAAGATCGACAAGGCAGTCAAGGTGGGCGCGCTGCACCGCAACACCGGGGCCCACCAGAAGTCCAGGCTCAGCGCCGCCGTGAAGCAGGCCATCGAGCCCGCCTCCACCAGCGTCTGA